A window of the Zootoca vivipara chromosome 14, rZooViv1.1, whole genome shotgun sequence genome harbors these coding sequences:
- the MRM2 gene encoding rRNA methyltransferase 2, mitochondrial, whose protein sequence is MSRYWKLSNLLLQHQRIHTAVQLLKSKTGAEHRWLERHFSDPYVKKAKKEHYRCRSVYKLLEVDDKYRILCPGLRVIDCGTAPGAWAQVAVQRVNATGSDPDAPIGFVLGVDLLHVLPLEGAVLLPHADITDPMTQKKIQEVLPKGMADVILSDMAPNATGIRQLDHHKLIHLCLSLLDLAQHILKPGGTMLCKYWDGGESHLLQKRLMQDFQEVKPLKLQASRKESAERYYLAKSYKQAARTASET, encoded by the exons ATGAGCCG ATACTGGAAATTGTCAAATCTTTTGCTTCagcaccagaggatccacactGCTGTACAATTACTGAAAAGCAAAACGGGAGCAGAGCATCGTTGGCTGGAGCGGCATTTCAGTGACCCTTATGTGAAGAAGGCCAAGAAGGAGCACTATCGTTGCCGGAGTGTCTACAAACTGCTTGAAGTAGATGACAAATACCGCATCCTTTGCCCTGGGCTGCGTGTGATAGACTGTGGCACGGCCCCTGGGGCTTGGGCTCAGGTTGCAGTCCAGAGAGTCAATGCGACGGGTTCTG ATCCAGATGCCCCAATCGGCTTTGTTCTTGGAGTTGACCTCCTTCATGTTCTTCCTCTAGAAGGAGCAGTCCTCTTACCTCACGCTGACATCACAGATCCAATGACCCAAAAGAAAATCCAGGAAGTGCTCCCTAAAGGGATGGCAGATGTTATCCTGAGTGACATGGCACCCAATGCTACTGGTATCCGGCAACTAGATCATCATAAGTTGATCCATCTCTGCTTGTCTCTTTTGGATCTGGCTCAGCACATTTTGAAACCTGGAGGAACCATGCTCTGTAAGTACTGGGATGGAGGGGAGAGCCATCTCCTGCAAAAGAGACTGATGCAAGACTTCCAGGAGGTGAAGCCCTTAAAACTCCAAGCCAGTAGGAAGGAATCTGCCGAGAGATATTATCTGGCGAAATCATACAAACAAGCAGCCCGCACGGCATCAGAAACATGA
- the NUDT1 gene encoding oxidized purine nucleoside triphosphate hydrolase, which produces MLTTKLFTLVLVVQPQRVLLGMKKRGFGAGLWNGFGGKLQPGETVEQAAKRELQEECGLMVDTLQKMGQITFEFVGNTELMEVHIFRTDSFQGDPTESDEMRPQWFDLDQVPFKNMWPDDIYWFPLLLQKKKFLGYFKFQGQDTILEYTLKEVEKI; this is translated from the exons ATGCTGACAACAAAATTATTCACTCTGGTCCTGGTGGTGCAACCACAGCGAGTCTTGCTGGGCATGAAAAAACGTGGATTTGGGGCTGGGCTCTGGAACGGATTTGGAGGGAAGTTGCAGCCTGGCGAGACAGTTGAGCAGGCAGCAAAAAG GGAGCTACAGGAAGAGTGTGGACTGATGGTGGACACCTTGCAGAAGATGGGACAGATAACTTTTGAGTTTGTGGGCAACACTGAGCTGATGGAAGTCCATATTTTCCGCACTGACAGTTTTCAAGGAGACCCCACGGAAAGCGATG AAATGCGTCCACAATGGTTTGACCTGGACCAGGTGCCTTTCAAGAACATGTGGCCAGATGATATCTACTGGTTTCCTCTTCTGCTCCAGAAGAAGAAGTTCCTTGGCTACTTTAAGTTCCAGGGGCAGGACACTATCTTAGAATACACCCTGAAAGAAGTGGAGAAGATATAA